From the Lolium rigidum isolate FL_2022 chromosome 2, APGP_CSIRO_Lrig_0.1, whole genome shotgun sequence genome, one window contains:
- the LOC124686725 gene encoding cyanidin 3-O-rutinoside 5-O-glucosyltransferase-like encodes MAPQHFLIVVFPGQGHINPARALAERLVRAMPGAHVTLSAAVSAHRLMFPSLEYPDEEVHDGAISYIPYSDGYDRGFRLFAGDGDDARRYSEAFPRVGRETFSAVLDRLAARGRPVTFVVYAMLMWWAAEVARERGLPRALYWNQPATMLAVYYHYLHGYKGIVTKHAAEPGFMVAMPGLPPMAIRDLPSFFTNLTDGRLVSSFDNIRKTFQQLDLDAAISSGGRKPTVLVNTVEALELGALTSVPELDMFPIGPAVLSLFAGGTRSGIGAAVGDLFEHDEKGYMEWLDTKPARSVVYVSFGSMSAASKRQKEEMKRGLAASGKFYLWVVRKDSRDNNDDDRDDERSMVVEWCDQMRVLSHPAVGCFITHCGWNSTLESVVCGAPVVGVPQWSDQDTNTRLIIEWGIGVRATIDADRFLEAKELTRCVEMVMGDTDEGVAIRSSSIAWKAKVQEAINDGGSSEHNLRTFQYKFANDA; translated from the coding sequence ATGGCGCCGCAGCACTTCCTCATCGTCGTGTTTCCGGGGCAGGGCCACATTAACCCGGCGCGCGCCCTCGCAGAGCGCCTCGTGCGGGCCATGCCGGGCGCTCATGTCACGCTGTCTGCCGCTGTGTCCGCGCACCGGCTCATGTTCCCCTCGCTGGAGTATCCCGACGAGGAGGTGCACGATGGCGCGATCTCCTACATCCCCTACTCCGACGGCTACGACCGTGGCTTCCGCCTCTTTGCGGGCGACGGAGACGACGCGCGGAGGTACAGTGAGGCGTTCCCCCGGGTCGGCCGCGAGACCTTCTCGGCGGTGCTGGACCGCCTCGCGGCGCGGGGCCGGCCTGTGACGTTCGTCGTGTACGCCATGCTCATGTGGTGGGCCGCCGAAGTCGCCCGGGAGCGCGGCCTGCCACGCGCGCTCTACTGGAACCAGCCGGCCACCATGCTGGCCGTGTACTACCACTACTTGCATGGGTACAAGGGGATCGTGACGAAGCACGCCGCCGAGCCGGGGTTCATGGTGGCCATGCCAGGCCTCCCGCCGATGGCCATCCGCGATCTTCCGAGCTTCTTCACCAACCTTACGGACGGGAGGCTCGTTTCCTCGTTCGACAACATCCGCAAGACGttccagcagctggacctggacgccGCCATCAGCTCCGGAGGAAGGAAACCCACGGTGCTCGTGAACACCGTCGAGGCGCTGGAGCTGGGCGCCCTCACGTCCGTCCCTGAACTGGACATGTTCCCCATCGGTCCAGCCGTCCTATCGCTCTTCGCTGGCGGCACGAGGAGTGGCATAGGCGCCGCTGTAGGAGATCTCTTCGAGCACGACGAAAAGGGTTACATGGAGTGGCTGGACACAAAGCCGGCGCGGTCAGTGGTGTATGTGTCGTTCGGCAGCATGTCGGCGGCGAGCAAACGGCAGAAGGAGGAGATGAAGCGTGGCCTCGCCGCGAGCGGCAAGTTCTACTTGTGGGTGGTGCGCAAGGACAGCAGAGACAACAATGACGACGACAGAGATGACGAGCGGAGTATGGTGGTGGAGTGGTGTGACCAGATGCGGGTACTGTCCCACCCGGCGGTTGGGTGCTTCATAacgcactgcgggtggaactcgaCGCTCGAGAGCGTGGTGTGCGGCGCGCCGGTGGTGGGAGTaccgcaatggtccgaccaagacacCAACACACGCCTCATCATTGAGTGGGGCATTGGTGTGCGCGCCACAATCGATGCTGATAGGTTTCTGGAGGCCAAGGAGCTCACGAGGTGCGTGGAAATGGTCATGGGTGATACAGATGAGGGTGTCGCCATACGGAGCAGCTCGATAGCATGGAAGGCGAAAGTGCAGGAGGCTATCAATGACGGCGGCTCGTCCGAGCATAATCTGAGGACTTTCCAGTACAAGTTCGCAAATGATGCTTAG